A genomic region of Candidatus Syntrophosphaera sp. contains the following coding sequences:
- a CDS encoding TetR/AcrR family transcriptional regulator — protein sequence MELTKRQEDIIQAAILIIARQGFKNLTTKNLAREMKLTEAALYRHFESKNDLITKILEYFQLMSCQVLEDIRTAGLAPLERVRRFVMNRYEMFSANPDLAQVMFSEELFRYDPAFSEQMRGIMHSHKDSVVSYLREAQEQGQIGANLDPGQLFRIIVGSMRFTVTQWNLSGQGFDLVGEGGKLFETIKQLIEVKK from the coding sequence ATGGAACTCACGAAACGACAGGAAGATATAATCCAGGCGGCGATCCTGATCATCGCCCGGCAGGGGTTCAAGAACCTGACGACCAAGAATCTGGCCCGGGAGATGAAGCTGACCGAAGCCGCGCTATACCGTCATTTCGAGAGCAAGAACGATCTCATCACCAAGATCCTGGAATACTTCCAGCTCATGTCCTGCCAGGTTTTGGAGGATATCCGCACCGCCGGGCTCGCTCCATTGGAGCGGGTGCGCCGTTTCGTGATGAACCGCTACGAAATGTTCAGCGCCAACCCCGACCTGGCCCAGGTGATGTTCTCCGAGGAGCTGTTCCGCTACGATCCGGCCTTTTCGGAGCAAATGCGCGGCATCATGCACTCGCATAAGGACAGCGTGGTTTCCTATTTGAGGGAAGCCCAGGAGCAGGGGCAGATCGGTGCCAATCTCGATCCGGGGCAGCTTTTCCGCATCATCGTGGGCTCGATGCGCTTCACCGTCACCCAATGGAACCTTTCCGGCCAGGGTTTTGACCTGGTGGGCGAGGGCGGCAAACTGTTTGAAACGATAAAACAACTCATAGAGGTAAAGAAGTGA
- a CDS encoding 4Fe-4S binding protein, which yields MKRQIIKIDPETCTGCGDCIIGCPEGAIQLIDGKARLVSDLFCDGLGACIGTCPVGAITIEEREAEPYSEALVLENIIPHGENTIKAHLKHLKSHGETGYYTQALEILKAQGFDIEDLTREETMACGCSGTHARKLEPRSEAKPAGEVESQLRQWPVQIQLLNPAAEYFDNADLLISADCVPYAFGDFHNRFLKDRIVITFCPKLDQQNDRYIDKLAQIFTLHKINSVTVVRMEVPCCGGTEFIVQKALEKAGKVHMVRLNVISVDGKII from the coding sequence GTGAAGAGACAGATCATCAAGATCGACCCCGAAACCTGCACCGGTTGCGGAGACTGCATCATTGGCTGCCCGGAGGGGGCGATCCAACTCATCGACGGCAAGGCCCGCCTGGTAAGCGATCTCTTTTGCGACGGCCTGGGCGCCTGCATCGGCACCTGCCCGGTTGGCGCGATCACGATCGAGGAACGCGAGGCCGAGCCCTACAGCGAAGCCCTGGTGCTGGAAAACATCATCCCCCATGGCGAGAACACCATCAAAGCCCACCTGAAGCACCTGAAGAGCCACGGCGAGACGGGCTATTACACCCAGGCCCTGGAGATCCTCAAAGCACAGGGCTTTGACATTGAAGACCTGACGAGGGAGGAAACCATGGCCTGCGGCTGTTCCGGCACCCACGCCCGCAAGCTGGAGCCCCGCTCGGAGGCCAAACCGGCGGGCGAGGTAGAATCCCAACTGCGCCAGTGGCCGGTCCAGATCCAACTGCTCAATCCCGCGGCTGAGTACTTTGACAATGCCGACCTGCTCATCTCAGCGGATTGCGTGCCCTACGCCTTTGGCGACTTTCACAACCGCTTCCTCAAGGACCGGATCGTGATCACCTTCTGCCCCAAGCTGGACCAGCAGAACGACCGCTACATCGACAAACTGGCCCAGATCTTCACCCTGCACAAGATCAACAGCGTAACCGTCGTGCGCATGGAAGTGCCCTGCTGCGGCGGGACCGAGTTCATTGTGCAAAAGGCACTGGAGAAGGCGGGCAAGGTCCACATGGTCCGGCTCAACGTCATTTCCGTCGACGGCAAGATAATCTGA
- a CDS encoding cupin domain-containing protein: MITRNCKQTEPFFQKGGIEGRRLYDLPEAQIIHMTIAPGCTLASHITPVDVAMYVLEGEPLIEIGPEKKICPAGTMVESPKGIPHGIQNPSEEAVRLLVMKLPKP, translated from the coding sequence ATGATCACCAGAAACTGCAAGCAAACCGAGCCTTTCTTCCAGAAGGGCGGGATCGAGGGCAGGCGGCTCTACGACCTGCCGGAGGCCCAGATCATCCACATGACGATAGCTCCAGGCTGCACCCTGGCCTCGCACATCACCCCGGTGGACGTCGCGATGTATGTCCTGGAAGGCGAGCCGCTCATCGAGATCGGCCCTGAGAAAAAGATCTGCCCGGCGGGGACAATGGTCGAGAGCCCCAAAGGCATCCCGCACGGCATCCAAAACCCGTCCGAAGAGGCCGTCCGCCTCTTGGTCATGAAACTGCCCAAACCATAA